A portion of the Echeneis naucrates chromosome 5, fEcheNa1.1, whole genome shotgun sequence genome contains these proteins:
- the cept1b gene encoding choline/ethanolaminephosphotransferase 1: MSTAGQQQGGGLRSRRGLGRDKDPGQGMGMEAACWLAPGVLRRLIELPSPPLSRHQLKRLEEHRYSSAGRSLLEPLMQRYWEWLVGRVPAWIAPNLITIIGLATNVFTTLVLVYYCPTATEQAPLWAYLLCAVGLFIYQSLDAIDGKQARRTNSSSPLGELFDHGCDSLSTVFVVLGTSIAVQLGTNPDWMFFCCFAGMFMFYCAHWQTYVSGTLRFGIIDVTEVQIFIITMYLLAAVGGSAFWQSLIPILNIQMKMIPAICTFLGAIFSCTNYFRVIFTGGVGKNGSTIAGTSVLSPVLHIGSVIILAVMIYKKSAVQLFEKHPCLYILAFGFVSAKITNKLVVAHMTKSEMHLHDLAFLGPGLLFLDQYFNSFIDEYLVLWIALIISFFDLVRYCVSVCNQIACHLHIFVFKIKPCSVLSSAPH; this comes from the exons ATGAGCACAGCGGGGCAGCAGCAAGGGGGGGGCCTGCGTTCTCGCCGAGGCCTTGGCCGGGACAAGGACCCTGGGCAGGGCATGGGCATGGAGGCAGCCTGCTGGCTTGCCCCTGGAGTGCTGCGCAGGCTGATAGAGCTGCCCTCACCCCCCCTGTCCCGACATCAGCTCAAGAGACTGGAGGAGCACAG ATACAGCAGTGCTGGACGCTCCCTGCTGGAGCCCCTGATGCAGCGTTACTGGGAATGGTTGGTGGGACGAGTCCCTGCCTGGATCGCCCCCAacctcatcaccatcatcggCCTCGCCACCAATGTCTTCACCACCCTTGTGCTTGTCTACTACTGCCCGACTGCCACCGAACAG GCTCCTCTCTGGGCGTACCTGTTGTGTGCGGTGGGTCTGTTCATCTACCAGTCATTGGACGCCATTGACGGAAAGCAGGCCAGACGCACCAACAGCAGCTCTCCGCTGGGCGAGCTGTTTGACCACGGCTGTGACTCCCTCTCCACGG TGTTTGTGGTGTTGGGAACCAGTATAGCAGTGCAGCTGGGCACCAACCCGGACTGGATGTTCTTCTGCTGCTTCGCCGGGATGTTCATGTTCTACTGTGCCCACTGGCAGACATACGTGTCAGGAACCCTGCGGTTTGGCAT CATTGATGTGACGGAGGTGCAAATCTTCATTATAACCATGTATTTGCTGGCCGCTGTGGGAGGATCTGCTTTTTGGCAGTCACTG ATTCCGATCCTAAATATCCAGATGAAAATGATTCCTGCCATCTGCACTTTTTTAGGAGCCATCTTCTCCTGCACCAATTACTTCAGAGTGATTTTCACAGGAGGTGTGGGCAAAAACGGATCCACAATAGCA GGAACCAGCGTCCTCTCTCCCGTCTTACATATTGGTTCTGTCATAATTCTGGCGGTGATGATATACAAGAAATCTGCTGTCCAGCTCTTTGAGAAACATCCGTGTCTTTATATCCTGGCGTTCGGCTTCGTCTCAGCCAAAATCACCAATAAATTAGTT GTAGCACATATGACAAAAAGTGAGATGCATCTTCACGATTTAGCCTTCCTGGGACCAGGACTACTGTTCCTGGATCAGTATTTCAATAGTTTTATTGACGAGTACCTGGTGCTGTGGATCGCGTTG aTAATTTCCTTCTTTGACCTGGTGCGTTACTGCGTCAGTGTTTGCAACCAGATTGCCTGCCatcttcacatttttgttttcaaaatcaAGCCTTGTTCAGTGCTCAGTTCAGCCCCTCACTGA
- the pth4 gene encoding parathyroid hormone 4 → MQMSHSSAQSLAVMLLVIAAAGQCQQNENRRAVTEHQLMHDRGRNIQSLKRLIWLSSAIEGLHTAQTRSAAFNPAKVLDLSPALVTAAGGPQTSRVQNLLRDFFSPYHAEARK, encoded by the exons ATGCAGATGTCCCACAGCTCCGCTCAGTCGCTCGCTGTCATGCTCCTTGTCATCgctgcagcaggacagtgtCAACAGAACGAGAA CCGCCGAGCTGTGACTGAGCACCAGTTGATGCACGACCGCGGCCGAAACATCCAGAGTCTGAAGAGGCTCATCTGGCTGTCCAGCGCCATCGAGGGGCTCCACACGGCCCAAACCCGCTCTGCCGCTTTCAACCCCGCCAAGGTCCTGGACCTAAGCCCGGCTCTGGTCACTGCTGCCGGCGGCCCCCAGACCAGCCGTGTGCAGAACCTCCTGAGAGACTTCTTCAGCCCGTACCACGCCGAAGCACGAAAATGA